GCACGGTCACATGGGGATTTATCAGAAAATGCTGAATATGATGCAGCAAAAGAAGAGCAGGGTTTAATGGAACTAAAAATAGTCAAACTTGAAGGAGTTCTTTCGCGTGCTCAAGTGATTGATACATCGAATCTAGCAACAGACGAAGTACGAATCCTTACAAAAATAAAAGTGAAGAATAAAAAAACCGGTAAAACACATGCTTATCATTTAGTATCTCCAGAAGAAGCCGATTACGATAATGGGAAACTATCTGTAACTTCACCGATCGGAAAAGAATTGTTGGGTAAAAAACTCGGCGAAGTTGTAAAAGTAAACGTTCCAGCCGGAATAATGGAATTCGAAGTTTTAGAAATCTCAAAATAATTTTAATAAAGCCATCGAATCGAATGGCATTACCAAAAGAATTTATCAGTATATGTTTTAACGAAGCTCTTAAAGGTAAAGGGAGAGTCTCTCCAAATCCTTTATCGGGAGCTGTTATTGTTAAAAATGGAAATATCATTTCAAAAGGATTTCATAAATCATTCGGAAGTCCACATGCAGAAATTTCCGCGCTAAAGAAAGCAGGGAGCAAAGCAAAGAATTCAACATTGTATTTAACTCTTGAGCCATGTACACATTTCGGAAAAACTCCTCCTTGTGCAGATGAAATAATAAAATCGGGAGTGAAAAAAGTTGTTGTCTCGATGCTTGATCCGAATCCTATGTTTGAGGGGAAGGGTATAAGCAAACTTCGTAATCATGGCATTCAAGTTGAAACGGGAATTTTGAAGGATGAAGCTGAAGAACTAAATAAATTCGCAATGAAATATAATCAATCGAATATACCTTATGTTACATTGAGAATTATCCGTTCATTGGATGACGCGCTTACCTGCAGTTCGAAAGGAAAGAACAAATGGATATGCCAAGAGACGAAGAATTTCATTTATGAATTGAGAAATGAATACGATGCAGTTCTCATTGGGAGAAATCTTGCAAGAATTGAAAATCCTTCTCTGAAAGTGAAAAATTCAAAGCAAAGGCAGCCATATAGGATTGTACTTGATACAAATTTGAGTCTTCCGACAAACCTTCGATTGTTTCGCGATGAGCAGAGAGAACTTACAATAATTATTGCAGGCAGTCACATGGAGGGAAGTAAAAAGGGAGATTCTCTTGAAAAGAGAGGAACTCGAGTTATTTATGCGAAGAGGAATCCTCATCAATCTCTAAATCTTGATTCAGTTTTAGCTGAACTTGGCAGGATAAATTTATCCTCATTATTGGTTGAAGGGGGGAGACAGATCTTTTCTTCATTTATCAGGCAAAATCTTTTCGATGAATTAAATAATATTTTAGTCCCAAAGTTTGTTGGAAATGGATTTGGATCCGCCTTCACACTAGGAAATTTTAATGATACAAGGAAGAATGGATTGAAATTCTGTAAAACAGAAAAACTTGGAGACGATCTATTACTGGTTTTCAAAAATGAAAATTTGTAGCTCACAAATCATAGCGATGTTTTTTTTATCAATTAATATTCTTCAAGGTCAGAACATGAAGGCCAATTTATCTGAGCTTAAGAAAGATATTCTTAATGAATTCAACTCGATAGAAGGAAAGTTTGCACTTGCATTTCAAGAAGTTAGAAATCCATCAAATGCAATCATGATAAATCCTCATGAAAATTTCCACGCAGCAAGCACGATGAAAACTCCTATAATGATGGAAGTTTATAAACAAGCTCGCGATAGAAAATTTCAATTAACCGATTCAATTCTCATAAAAAATGAATTTCACAGTATTGTCGACAGTTCGATTTATCAGATGGAATTAGCCGATGATGGCGGCGAGGAACTTTACAAATTCATAGGTCAAAAAAGAACTATCTATCAGCTTGTTTATGATATGATTACAGTAAGCAGCAATCTTGCAACCAACATTTTAATAGAGTTGGTATGCGCGCCAAATGTAACAAACTCTATGCAGCAGATCGGTGCAGATAAAATAAATGTTCTTCGCGGAGTTGAAGATATTAAAGCTTATAATTTAGGATTGAACAATACAACAACAGCAAATGATCTTTTGATTATTTATAATGCAATCGCTGAGGGAACTTGGATTGATCCTAAAATTTGTGAAGAAATAATTACTGTTTTGCTAGACCAAAAGTTCAAAACTAAAATTCCAAAACTTTTGCCGGAAGACGTTATGGTTGCTCACAAAACAGGGAGTATCAGTAATGTTGAGCACGACAGCGGAATTGTCTTTTTGCCGGATGGGAGAAAATATATTCTTGTCATTCTTTCAAAGGAACTTAGTGACGTTAAGATGGGAAGTGATGTTATCGCTGAAGTTTCAAGAATGATTTATGATTACATGATTAATATTAAGAGTGCGAATTGAAAAGCTTGATCGAAAAAGTAAAGAAGTTCATTGATAAAAATGGATTGGTTGAAAACGGAGATACTATTCTTGTCGCTTTAAGCGGCGGGCCGGATTCAGTTGCGATGCTTCTTATACTTAATCAGCTTAGAAAAAAATATGATCTCAAGATTTCTGCTGCACATCTTAATCATTCGCTGCGTGGAAAAGATTCGGATGAGGATGAAAAGTTTGTTAAAAGATTGTGCAAGACACTTCAGATTGAGCTACACACATCAAAGGTTAATGTGAAATTCTATTCGAAAGCAAAAAAAATTGGGATTGAGGAAGCTTCACGGGAATTACGCTATGAATTTCTG
This Ignavibacteria bacterium DNA region includes the following protein-coding sequences:
- the greA gene encoding transcription elongation factor GreA codes for the protein MGELVYLTRERLLEIEQEVNKLKTDGRREIAQKIADARSHGDLSENAEYDAAKEEQGLMELKIVKLEGVLSRAQVIDTSNLATDEVRILTKIKVKNKKTGKTHAYHLVSPEEADYDNGKLSVTSPIGKELLGKKLGEVVKVNVPAGIMEFEVLEISK
- the ribD gene encoding bifunctional diaminohydroxyphosphoribosylaminopyrimidine deaminase/5-amino-6-(5-phosphoribosylamino)uracil reductase RibD, whose product is MALPKEFISICFNEALKGKGRVSPNPLSGAVIVKNGNIISKGFHKSFGSPHAEISALKKAGSKAKNSTLYLTLEPCTHFGKTPPCADEIIKSGVKKVVVSMLDPNPMFEGKGISKLRNHGIQVETGILKDEAEELNKFAMKYNQSNIPYVTLRIIRSLDDALTCSSKGKNKWICQETKNFIYELRNEYDAVLIGRNLARIENPSLKVKNSKQRQPYRIVLDTNLSLPTNLRLFRDEQRELTIIIAGSHMEGSKKGDSLEKRGTRVIYAKRNPHQSLNLDSVLAELGRINLSSLLVEGGRQIFSSFIRQNLFDELNNILVPKFVGNGFGSAFTLGNFNDTRKNGLKFCKTEKLGDDLLLVFKNENL
- a CDS encoding serine hydrolase, with the protein product MFFLSINILQGQNMKANLSELKKDILNEFNSIEGKFALAFQEVRNPSNAIMINPHENFHAASTMKTPIMMEVYKQARDRKFQLTDSILIKNEFHSIVDSSIYQMELADDGGEELYKFIGQKRTIYQLVYDMITVSSNLATNILIELVCAPNVTNSMQQIGADKINVLRGVEDIKAYNLGLNNTTTANDLLIIYNAIAEGTWIDPKICEEIITVLLDQKFKTKIPKLLPEDVMVAHKTGSISNVEHDSGIVFLPDGRKYILVILSKELSDVKMGSDVIAEVSRMIYDYMINIKSAN